GCAATGTTTCTTGGGGCAGGAAATTTGATTTTTCCGCCTTTTCTTGGGTTTCAGTCAGGAGATGGGTGGATCCGGTCTGCTACTGGCTTCTTAGTATCCGGGGTAGGGTTATCCATATTAGGAATTTTGGCCGTTACCACCGCCGGCGGAAAGACAGAAGCTCTTGCGGAAAAGGTCAGTCCCCTTTTTGCCACCTTGCTAACAACCACCATTATTCTAACCATTGGTCCTCTGGTAGCCATCCCCCGAACGGCTGCTACAGCTTATGAATTAGGTATTTTGTCTCTTTTCCCACAAGTGCCGGCAATCCTTTCTTCTCTGCTCTTTTTTGCCGTAACCTTATGGTTAGTTATTAATCCTACCAATGTTATTGATAAGTTGGGAAAAATACTGACGCCAGTGATGCTCTTTTTGCTGCTGGGCATCATCATAAAAGGTATTTTCTTCCCCTCCGGCGTTCCAACAACTTCGACCATGCAAGCGCCTTTTGCCGATGGATTTTTATTAGGTTATCAAACCATGGATGCCTTAGCCTCCGTCATTTTTGCCGGAACCATCGTAACCGCCGTTAAAGCTCGGGGTTATCAGGAGCAGGAAGTGATTTCCATTACCTCTAAAGCTGGCTGTGTCGCCGGAATCGCTTTAGCGTCCATTTACGGTGGATTGATTCTTCTGGGTGCTAATGCCATGAGCATGCTACCTGCCGATGCCAGCCGAAGTGACGTGTTAACCAGTGTGACGCATATGTCCATGGGAGAAATCGGAGTGGCTTCTATGGCCATCGTGGTGATTTTAGCTTGTTTAACGACAGCCGTCGGACTCACCACTACCGTTGGTCATTATTTTCAGCATTTGTCCCGAGGCCGTTTGCCTTACCGCTGGTTGGTGTCGGCAACGGTGATCTTCAGTGCTCTGTTGGCCAATGCGGGAATCGATCGAATTGTTCAGTTTGCAGGACCTATTCTGGATATTTTATATCCGGTGGTCATTGTGCTGATTATCCTAAATTTACTGGAACGATGGGTTTCTTTAGAAGATGCTTATGTTGGCAGTGTGGTTGGGGTCCTGTCTTTACGTCTTCTGGACATTCTTTTATTGTTGGGTATTTCCCACCGAAAAGTGGAAGGATGGCTGGAGATGATTCCTTTCAGTGAATATGGCCTGGCCTGGCTTTTGCCAGCTTTCTTCGGCGGAGTTCTTTCATGGAGCTGTAAGCGGGTATGGCACCTAATCCCTAAAGAACGATAGGGATGATTCTGCCCATCTGGTAACGGTTTCTTTGTCAGGCATTGTTTCCGCACTTCCAAACTTGGTGGTAACGTAACCAGCGTAGGCATTGGCAAATTTGGCGTAGGTGAGCAGTTCTTCAAAAGAAGCGACCGCATAATGCTTTTTTGTCAGAAACTGTGCCAGCATCGCACCAAGGTGACTATCACCAGCGCCCGTGGTGTCTACTGCCTTCACAGCAACACCTTCTACCTGACCAAACTCTTTTCCTCTTCGTAATGCGCATCCTTTTTCACCCATGGTGACGATCATCAACGGAAGCTTATAGTCCTGATACAAACGGTCAGAAGCTTCCGATATGTCGCTTATACCTGTCAGAAACATCAATTCTTCTTCTGACAGTTTCAAAATGTCCACCTCTTTCATCACGGAAAGAATGTGGACTTTTGCTTTTTCCAGAGAATCCCATAAGGGAGGTCGAAGGTTCGGGTCATAACTTATGATGCACTGTTTCTTTTTTGCTATGGCAATGGCTTTTCTGGTTGCGCTTCTGGAAGGATCCGCCGTCAAAGACAGCGATCCAAAGTGAAACACCTTCGTCTCTTTGAAAAAGGATTCCTTAATATCTTCTTCCCGCAACATCAGATCGGCACCATGTTTTCGATAAAAACTGAAATCCCGTTCACCATTTTCCTTTAAGTGAACAAAGGCTAAGGTAGTGTGGTGGGTCTCCGACAGAACCACATGTGAATTTCCAATACCTTGCTTTTCCAAAAAATCAAGGAGGAAATGCCCGAACTGATCATTCCCTACACAACCGATGAACTCTGTATGGATTCCCAGTTTAGATGCCGCTGCCAATACATTCATCGGAGCACCACCTGGATTTTGATCAAATCTGGGGTTTTTCCCATTGGTTGCCACCGGTGTAAAGTCAATCAGGATTTCTCCCAAAGACAAAATTCTGGGTTTCATGGTCCATCGATTCCTTTCTGAAATTTAATAACGGCTTTTACAATATCCGCCTTTTGTTTTGAACTGGAATCCATGGCTTCCGGCACCTCTTCAAAATCAAAAATGTCCGTCACAATACCCTCCAGATTAATTTTTCCGCTACTGGCTGCATCAATGGCCATGGGATAGATGTGTCGATATCTGAATACGGTCTTGAAAGTCAGTTCTTTATCCAAAGCTACATTCATTTCCAGGCTCATTTTTTCAGAAGAGCTATACCCAACCAGCACCATCCGTGCCCCTTTTTTCACGCTATGAATCATCTGATTAACCGTTATTTCACTTCCTGCTGTATCAATAGCCAGATCACACCCTTTTCCATCCGTCAGCTCCATGATTTTTTGAAGCGCATCTTCCTCAGCGCCATTGATCACATGGGTAGCGCCTAGTTCCTTTGCCTTTTCTAACCGTTTTGACAAAACGTCCACTACAATCACTCTGTTAACACCTTTATAGATTAACGCAAGCATGGTCACTAATCCGATGGCTCCGGCACCTGTTACTACCACCGTTTGCCCAGCTTCTGCTTTCCCTAAGTTAACCGCATGCATGCCTACGGCCAAAGGTTCAATCAAAGCACCTGTCAGGGTAGATACCCGTTCCGGCAGCTTAAAGCATAAATCCGCTTTATGACTTACATATTCCTGAAACACCCCATCGTAAGGAGGCGTTGCAAAAAATTCTACTTCTGCACATAAATTGTAGGTTCCTTTTTTACAGAAATCACATGTGCCACAAGTAATTCCTGGTTCTAAGGCTACTTTATCTCCCTTGGACAAATGATGAACGTTTTTTCCTATTTCTACCACTCTACCGCTGGCTTCATGCCCTAGAACAAAAGGAGCCTCTACCTTGTATGGACCTATCTGTCCTGTTTCATAATAATGCATATCCGAACCGCAAATCCCTACATATTCCAGTTTTACCAGCACTTCGTCCTCTTTCACAGCAGGAACCGGTCGTTCTACATATTCGATAACGCCTAATGTTTTCATCACAGCTACTTTCATTTTTTCTTTCATTTTTTCTTTCATTGCCTACACCTCTATTGTAATATTTTGTGTTTTTTACCCATCAGAGCTCGTTTCTGCTCCGGTTTTCTTTTCTTTTATCTTCTTATTCCGTTGTTGTTTCTGAATAGAGTCAAAGGCAACAGCCAGTAACAAAACGCTGCCTTTGATAACCATTTGCGTAAATTGGCTGACATTCAGCAGCACCAGTCCATTACTAAGGACACCTATCATTAAAACCCCGGCAAATACATTAGAGATTTTACCCTGACCACCATTAACACTGACACCACCTAAGACGCAGGCTGTCAGAACTTCAAATTCAAAACCTTTTCCGACAAGCACTTGGCCGGAATTGGTTCTTGATAGCATCACAATGCCTGCAATGCCTGCAAACAAGCCAGACAAAGAATACACCAAATACTTTACCCTGACCACATTAATCCCAGATAAGGCCGCCGCCTCTTCATTGCCACCAACAGCATAAAAATACCTTCCGAAATAGGTTCGGTTAAGAATAAACGCTCCTAATCCCATAATAACCACCATAATAATCACCGGTATTGGAATAATCCCTACATATCCTTGCCCTATGACAGAAAAAGAACTGGGGAATCCAAAAATTGGCAGTCCTTTACAGACTAAGTAAGCGACTCCTTCCAGAATAATCATCATGCTTAAGGTAACGATGATGGGAGGCATCTTAATGGTTGAAATAATCCATCCATTAAAAAATCCGATGGAGGTACTCATCGCCAGCGCTAAAAGTACGGCTAATACTGGATGAATGCCAGCATTTACCATTAGCCAAGCCGCTACAATATTTACCAGCGTCACTTGTGAACCGATGGACAGATCTATTCCACCAATGAGAAGCACAAATGCCATGCCTACAGCGGCGATCCCTAGCATCGAAACTTGTCGTGCGATGGTAAATAAATTGTTGGTACTAAGGAAAGAACTGGAGGCAAAGGAAAAATAAGTCATCAGAGCCACCAAAACCATGAAAATACCATATTTTTTGAATGATTCAATATGCTTCATATCCTATTCCTTTCTACTTACAATGGAAGCGTAAGTCATTATTTTTTCCTGGCAAAATTCGTCTTTCGATAAAGTGCCGGCTATTTTACCTTCAGATAATACCAGAATACGATCTGACATTCCCAGCAATTCTTCCATTTCTGAAGAAATCATTAAAATCGTTTTCCCGGATTCTACTAATGCGTTGATCAGTTTATATATTTCCAACTTTGCACCTACATCGATTCCTCTTGTCGGTTCATCCAGAATAATCACTTCTGGGTTGGTGGCAAGCCACTTGGCAATGATCACCTTTTGCTGATTGCCGCCACTAAGATGCTTCATCTTTTCCTCTAAGTTCGGTGTTTTTATCCGTATACTTTCTTGATAGGACTCTGCTATCCGATTTTCTTCCTTTTCATTCACCACAAAAAATTTTGATAGCCTATTCACAATCGAAATGCTGATATTGCCTCTGATATTAATATCCAATAAGGCGCCTTTTCCCTTACGATCTTCCGGGACATAAGCAATGCCGTAATCGATGGCTTGTCTGGGAGTTTTAGGAAATATTTCCTTTTCCTTTAAGCATATTTTTCCGCTTTCGGGAGTTTTAGCACCAAATAAAAGTTCTGCTAACTCTGTTCTGCCAGCTCCGATCAAACCACCGATACCCAGAACTTCGCCTTCTTTTAGTTGGAAAGAAATATCTTTCACGCCATTGCCCGTTAACCCATCGACTTGAAAGATTACTCGATCTCTCGGTTTCACCGAACGTTTCGGATAATTTTCTTTTAGCTCCCTTCCTACCATTCGCTTGACAATCTGATCAAGGTTTGTTTCTTTCGCCATTAACGTCTCTATCTTTTTTCCGTCTCGTAATACGGTTATCCGATCAGAAAGCTTAAAGATTTCATCCATTCTATGGGAAATATAAATAATTGTCACACCTGCCGCCTTTAACTGACGAACGATCTGATACATGGCTTCTGCTTCTTTTCTGGTCAAGGGCGCTGAAGGTTCATCCATAATGAGCACTTTTGCCTTTTGTGACATGGCTTTTGCGATCTCAACAATCTGCTGATAACCTATCGTCAAATCGCTGACCAATTTGTTCGGATTAATATCCATATGAAACTGTTCAAAAATCTTTTTTGATTCCTTCACCATTGCTCCACGATCAATCAGTATTCCTTTTCTAATAGCTCTTCCCAGAAAAATATTTTCGGCCACCGACAACTGACCTACAAGATTAAATTCCTGATAAATAGCAGCAATCCCTTTTTCCACAGAAAGCTTTGGGTTCATCTCCGTAAAGCTTTCGCCATTGATAACGATCTTCCCTCCACTAGGGATCACCGCCCCCGTACAGGTTTTGATTAAAGTCGATTTGCCGGCCCCATTTTCTCCAACAATCGCATGGATTTCTCCTTCTTCAATCTCTATGCTGACATCGTCCAAGGCTGTGACGCCCGGATATATTTTTGTAATGTTCCTGAGTTCTAATATTGGCTTTGTATCACTCATGAGATTACCCCTTATTTTCATTGTAGGTTTATCTGATTATACACTAAATGGGATAGTTTCCTGAAACTATCCCATTTAGCAAACCTATCCAAACCGTGTTCTCGATGAGAATCACTTAGAATCCGTGTTCCTCCAAGTTATCCTGGGTAACTGGAATTAGTTCACGGTATACTTCGCCTTCAACTTCTTCACCGGCAACCAGCTTTTCTAACCAGTAATAGATTTCTTCTGCTATTTCTTCTGCTCCGCCAGTAATCAGTACAGACATTCTGTTACCTTCGCCTGCCTGCATGGCTGCAATTTCCGGATCTGTAGCATCCGCCGCAAAAATACCGAAATCATCCGCCAATTTTCCTGCACCTTTTGCGGCTTCATTAGCACCTACGGCACCACCACCGCCAATAGCTGCCACCACTTTGACATCAGGATATGCCTGAAAAACCGATTCCATCACAGACTGCCCTTCCGATACGTTAATGGCACTTTGCTCTGCCACAATAGTAGCTCCGGGAGCCAAGGCTTCTATCGCATCCACAATGCCATTTCCTCTTTCCAGAAGGATTGGTAATTGTGGGTAATTAAGCACCGCTACTTCTGCTTCTCCATCATGATGATCGTTTACCCATGCCGCCGCATGTTCTCCAATCATATATCCTAATTCATAATTATCAATCAACCATGCAATGTCCGCGTTTTCTAAATTATCATCCCATGCATAGATCTTGATCCCAGCTTCTCTTGCCTCAGCCAACACTGTTTCTATTCCTGCTGGATCTGCCGCATGAACTACCAATGCGTCTACTCCTCTGGCAATAAAGTTTTCTACCTGTTCTATCTGCGTGGCTACGTTACTGTCACAGGCCACATAACTCATTTCTCCACCATTTTCTTCTACAAGTGCCTGCAATGCCTGAGCCGCCCCAGACCAAATCGGATTGCTTAAGTCCTGGACTGCCATTCCCACTACCATTCCTGCCGAATCCTCTGTAACTTCTGCATCATTTTGATTGCCACATCCTGCAAGCACCGTGATCATCATGATAACTGCCAACATTAATATGCCTGTTTTTCTTTTCACCTTACATTTCCCCCTTTTTTTCTTTCTTGACTTTTCTCACCTTAAATACCTTTTCTTACCCCACTGTTTTTCCTAACTTCCTTGTTTGCTTTGAGACATCCGTTTGGCTAGCTACTAAACTTTCCAGCTCTGGCCTTTTTACTACTGCCCTTATATCCCTTCGCAACTTTATTAAACTATTTAATAAAGTATCTAAACAATACCATTTTCTCCCGAGAGCTGTCAAGGGTTTTGTCTGAAAATTCTCGAATTAGTAAAAACATCCTCTGTGTTCCTCATCCTTTTTTTACACGGAGCTGATGTATTTTTCAATATGCTGTAGTGCCGCTCCCAGTGCCGACGTTTCATATCGATATCGACAAGGCACAATATAAGAAGCATCCTTTTCAAAGGTATTTCTTTTGGCCGCTTTTTCCCGTAGTTTTTCAATGGAAGGGTCAATAAAGCTTCCTACATATCCGCCTATAATGATTTTACAGTCAAAAATCATCCGTAAATTATTGACTTGAATGGCTAAATATTCCAGATATTCCTCCCACATCTTTTGAAAGTTTTTGTTTCCTTTTTCTAACTCTTCAAAAAAAATGCCCAGCTTACCTTCCGTTAGATTCGCCAGTTTTTCAGCAGAACAATAGACATCAAAGCATCCATTTTTTCCGCAGTAGCATTTTTCACCGCCTGGCACCAAAGTGGTATGACCAACCTCCCCGCCCCGCCAGTTATCGCCCAGATATAATCGGTCATGAATCTGATTGTCTTCATTACTTCGAGCATCACTATTCTTAATGATAGCTCCACCAACGCTGTTACTAAGTGATAAGTACAGTGCGTCATAAGGCTGGTCATCATTATAAATTTCCGCAATAGCTGCCGCATTGGCATCATTTATAAAAATCGTATCACCGGAAATATACTGAGTGAACACATGAAACGCCACATTGGTAATCCCCAGCGCATGCGAATGCTTTATTCTCTCCATCTCCGGCTCAACAATTCCCGGCACAGAAATTCCATAACCTAAAAAAGCATCTTCCTCTTTGATGTTTTCTTTCTTAAAATCCATTGCCATAGCACCTAACGCTTTATAATAAGCCGAGTCATTCTTATAAGGTTTAGATAAGCGGGTATATTTTAAGACTTGACCTGACAAATCTGTGTGAACCAAGCCTATATGGTTTCGGGTAATATCAATTCCAATAGAAGATTTTTTGTCATGGACTGGTGAAATGGCCACCGCCTTTCGTCCGCCGGTTGATTGCAGCTCACCATCTTTTTTTACCAGCCCCATGGCCAAAAGTTCGTTGATCATATGTAGTACCGTTGGAATACTAAGGTGTAAGGCATGGCTAATTTCCGGTTTTGAAATTCGCTGATGCTTATTCACATAACGAAATATTTGATTCCTGTTTCTTCGTTTTACGTCAATATTATTTGAAAGCCTTCTCATCCATATCCTCCTTTCATACGATGACTACCACCGCTAAGCCTTCTGTTTATAACTTGCCATTATGCCCTGCTTTTTCTTCCTTCCGATCATACCATACCCTTTCTCTTTTGGAAATCTGACTTTATTTACTTGACAAGCAACCCTGAAAGAAATAAAATTTTTCTGACGATCACACTCGATTCGTCTGAAAGCTCAAAAGGCCCAAAATCTTTACTAAAAAAGCCTGAACAGCCTGGAAAAAGCATCAAAATAATTTATTGGGAAAGGGAATGGTTAGGATGAATAAGAGAAAGAGAATATTGTTGCTTTTGCTGGTAATGATCATGGTTGTTTTAAGTCCGGCTGACGTTTTTGCTGAAAGAAGTCCGGAGAGAACAATCAAAATTTGGATCAACGATTTTTATGTAATGAGTGATGTTTATCCATTTCTTGAGGAAAACCGAACTTACGTACCTCTTCGCTTTATTGCTGAAGAATTAGGATATCAAGTAGTTTGGGACGGCGCCAACCGTCAGGTTATTGTTTCTCAAGATAATACTACCATGAATTTAATTATTGATTCCAATATTGTTTTTGTCAATGGCGATACCTTAATGCTGGATGCTCCCGCCAGAATCAGGCACGGAAGAACTTTTGTCCCTCTACGGGCCATTGCAGAACTTTTTGGAGAGGCTATTTCCTTTGATCCGGATACAAAAATAGCGGCTATTGGAGAAGACTTTGATTCCAGCGAATATTATCCTATAAAATATTATCTGGAGAGCAAAGATCCCTTTATCACCAACTTCCGGGTCAACTTCGATACCTATCATGTCCGATATTCCGACGGAAGAATTGTTGAGTTGAATTCTGACCAAGATATCTTAAAGCTCATCGATGTAGAAGCAGAACAATATCAGGAGCCAGATTTTGTTTCCGTTGTTCCTGAAGATAAGCAGCTCTATGACCGACTCTATATCGCACCCTTAGAAGATGATCCTTTTGTTGGTTCCTGGCATGGTATTACCTCAACCGCAGGCACTTCTGATTATTATGATGTCTATGCGTACGTTGAAAGAGAATCTGACGGCCGGTATTTATTTACACGCCGCTCGATCAAAGACAATGGTTCCGAACTAATTACTCATGCTTATGGCCGTTATGACAGCGAAAGAGGTGTTATGCAAACGGAGCGGTCCCATTCCACCAGTTATGCTTCCGGAGACTTTAGCCGAAGCTGGTTTACCAATTCCTCTACTTATATTGTTAAAGATTTTGATTTTCTACAAGACGCTGAAGATGATAAGCGATATTTAAGAAAGTACTAAGTTCCATCAATCGGATAAAACAGGACGTAGACAAAGCCGCAGGACCTAAATGATCTCTGCGGCTTTGTTGCAATCACACTTCATGAGGATCCCTT
Above is a window of Tindallia californiensis DNA encoding:
- the brnQ gene encoding branched-chain amino acid transport system II carrier protein; amino-acid sequence: MSRQSKDIMIIGFALFAMFLGAGNLIFPPFLGFQSGDGWIRSATGFLVSGVGLSILGILAVTTAGGKTEALAEKVSPLFATLLTTTIILTIGPLVAIPRTAATAYELGILSLFPQVPAILSSLLFFAVTLWLVINPTNVIDKLGKILTPVMLFLLLGIIIKGIFFPSGVPTTSTMQAPFADGFLLGYQTMDALASVIFAGTIVTAVKARGYQEQEVISITSKAGCVAGIALASIYGGLILLGANAMSMLPADASRSDVLTSVTHMSMGEIGVASMAIVVILACLTTAVGLTTTVGHYFQHLSRGRLPYRWLVSATVIFSALLANAGIDRIVQFAGPILDILYPVVIVLIILNLLERWVSLEDAYVGSVVGVLSLRLLDILLLLGISHRKVEGWLEMIPFSEYGLAWLLPAFFGGVLSWSCKRVWHLIPKER
- a CDS encoding carbohydrate kinase family protein — its product is MKPRILSLGEILIDFTPVATNGKNPRFDQNPGGAPMNVLAAASKLGIHTEFIGCVGNDQFGHFLLDFLEKQGIGNSHVVLSETHHTTLAFVHLKENGERDFSFYRKHGADLMLREEDIKESFFKETKVFHFGSLSLTADPSRSATRKAIAIAKKKQCIISYDPNLRPPLWDSLEKAKVHILSVMKEVDILKLSEEELMFLTGISDISEASDRLYQDYKLPLMIVTMGEKGCALRRGKEFGQVEGVAVKAVDTTGAGDSHLGAMLAQFLTKKHYAVASFEELLTYAKFANAYAGYVTTKFGSAETMPDKETVTRWAESSLSFFRD
- a CDS encoding NAD(P)-dependent alcohol dehydrogenase, with amino-acid sequence MKEKMKEKMKVAVMKTLGVIEYVERPVPAVKEDEVLVKLEYVGICGSDMHYYETGQIGPYKVEAPFVLGHEASGRVVEIGKNVHHLSKGDKVALEPGITCGTCDFCKKGTYNLCAEVEFFATPPYDGVFQEYVSHKADLCFKLPERVSTLTGALIEPLAVGMHAVNLGKAEAGQTVVVTGAGAIGLVTMLALIYKGVNRVIVVDVLSKRLEKAKELGATHVINGAEEDALQKIMELTDGKGCDLAIDTAGSEITVNQMIHSVKKGARMVLVGYSSSEKMSLEMNVALDKELTFKTVFRYRHIYPMAIDAASSGKINLEGIVTDIFDFEEVPEAMDSSSKQKADIVKAVIKFQKGIDGP
- a CDS encoding ABC transporter permease, yielding MKHIESFKKYGIFMVLVALMTYFSFASSSFLSTNNLFTIARQVSMLGIAAVGMAFVLLIGGIDLSIGSQVTLVNIVAAWLMVNAGIHPVLAVLLALAMSTSIGFFNGWIISTIKMPPIIVTLSMMIILEGVAYLVCKGLPIFGFPSSFSVIGQGYVGIIPIPVIIMVVIMGLGAFILNRTYFGRYFYAVGGNEEAAALSGINVVRVKYLVYSLSGLFAGIAGIVMLSRTNSGQVLVGKGFEFEVLTACVLGGVSVNGGQGKISNVFAGVLMIGVLSNGLVLLNVSQFTQMVIKGSVLLLAVAFDSIQKQQRNKKIKEKKTGAETSSDG
- a CDS encoding sugar ABC transporter ATP-binding protein, with translation MSDTKPILELRNITKIYPGVTALDDVSIEIEEGEIHAIVGENGAGKSTLIKTCTGAVIPSGGKIVINGESFTEMNPKLSVEKGIAAIYQEFNLVGQLSVAENIFLGRAIRKGILIDRGAMVKESKKIFEQFHMDINPNKLVSDLTIGYQQIVEIAKAMSQKAKVLIMDEPSAPLTRKEAEAMYQIVRQLKAAGVTIIYISHRMDEIFKLSDRITVLRDGKKIETLMAKETNLDQIVKRMVGRELKENYPKRSVKPRDRVIFQVDGLTGNGVKDISFQLKEGEVLGIGGLIGAGRTELAELLFGAKTPESGKICLKEKEIFPKTPRQAIDYGIAYVPEDRKGKGALLDINIRGNISISIVNRLSKFFVVNEKEENRIAESYQESIRIKTPNLEEKMKHLSGGNQQKVIIAKWLATNPEVIILDEPTRGIDVGAKLEIYKLINALVESGKTILMISSEMEELLGMSDRILVLSEGKIAGTLSKDEFCQEKIMTYASIVSRKE
- a CDS encoding sugar ABC transporter substrate-binding protein yields the protein MKRKTGILMLAVIMMITVLAGCGNQNDAEVTEDSAGMVVGMAVQDLSNPIWSGAAQALQALVEENGGEMSYVACDSNVATQIEQVENFIARGVDALVVHAADPAGIETVLAEAREAGIKIYAWDDNLENADIAWLIDNYELGYMIGEHAAAWVNDHHDGEAEVAVLNYPQLPILLERGNGIVDAIEALAPGATIVAEQSAINVSEGQSVMESVFQAYPDVKVVAAIGGGGAVGANEAAKGAGKLADDFGIFAADATDPEIAAMQAGEGNRMSVLITGGAEEIAEEIYYWLEKLVAGEEVEGEVYRELIPVTQDNLEEHGF
- a CDS encoding ROK family transcriptional regulator, with amino-acid sequence MRRLSNNIDVKRRNRNQIFRYVNKHQRISKPEISHALHLSIPTVLHMINELLAMGLVKKDGELQSTGGRKAVAISPVHDKKSSIGIDITRNHIGLVHTDLSGQVLKYTRLSKPYKNDSAYYKALGAMAMDFKKENIKEEDAFLGYGISVPGIVEPEMERIKHSHALGITNVAFHVFTQYISGDTIFINDANAAAIAEIYNDDQPYDALYLSLSNSVGGAIIKNSDARSNEDNQIHDRLYLGDNWRGGEVGHTTLVPGGEKCYCGKNGCFDVYCSAEKLANLTEGKLGIFFEELEKGNKNFQKMWEEYLEYLAIQVNNLRMIFDCKIIIGGYVGSFIDPSIEKLREKAAKRNTFEKDASYIVPCRYRYETSALGAALQHIEKYISSV
- a CDS encoding copper amine oxidase N-terminal domain-containing protein, which produces MNKRKRILLLLLVMIMVVLSPADVFAERSPERTIKIWINDFYVMSDVYPFLEENRTYVPLRFIAEELGYQVVWDGANRQVIVSQDNTTMNLIIDSNIVFVNGDTLMLDAPARIRHGRTFVPLRAIAELFGEAISFDPDTKIAAIGEDFDSSEYYPIKYYLESKDPFITNFRVNFDTYHVRYSDGRIVELNSDQDILKLIDVEAEQYQEPDFVSVVPEDKQLYDRLYIAPLEDDPFVGSWHGITSTAGTSDYYDVYAYVERESDGRYLFTRRSIKDNGSELITHAYGRYDSERGVMQTERSHSTSYASGDFSRSWFTNSSTYIVKDFDFLQDAEDDKRYLRKY